Part of the Portunus trituberculatus isolate SZX2019 chromosome 46, ASM1759143v1, whole genome shotgun sequence genome, TCTTTTCAGGGACAGGGGAACATAGTTTCAATTGTAGAATACATATAGTCTGCGAGAACTTGTATGTGGTCATACGTTTATTACATGTAAGTTAACGTACTCTCTAACCAAACAACAATTCCTCTCTATTCTAATTATATCACCTCTTGTCATTACATCTCAAATGTTGttagatattcaataacttcATCTGTTTATTGTTTACTGTTTTGTGAGACAGGTACCCTATTTTCCATTCAGGAACTAAAACAAGGTCAGAAGTTAAATGCTATGTTCAATTCCTGTCAAGTTTGATTTCTGATGAACAAACGACACTAAGACATGGAACATAGAATCATCAATATAATAGTGGATTGGGCAAGAGGTTTGTTCGCGAAAATTTatgaataatagtgatgatatagCCTAGCAGAACCCAGTGGAACACTACAACACTACTGTCAATAGAGTTCAGCATGAGAGTTGCTTAAATGGAAGTCTGAAATGAATAGAGACTATATGATGGAAGCTTTCTGCTTTATGATTTACGACAGATTCCAAGCTTTGATGTGTTAAAAGTAACAGGAAAGGTTTAACCAAAATCTAGATGTTTTCCCTATTGAACGAAGTATATAGTTTCACTATAGTAACATTCCTTAACATTGCTATAGTAACATTCCTTAACATTCATTAACACAATCAAGTTTTCCTGTCCCAGATTGTTTAATTTAACTTGTTTATttaaattacattattttttcataggaAAGGAATGAGCAACAAGCACTGCTCACATGTTCCAGATTTTACAGTAACGTATCATAATACTAACAcaaaaactttttttctttaccataaTGACAAGTCTTATTGCCACATTTTCTTTGTAAATCCTGATATGCAATTGAGACTTGGGCAGTGAAGACACATTTCATTGGTGCGGTATTGACAGTGTGGCTCTCAATATGCTGTAACTGAATGAGAAGGGTTCTAACAGTACTGTCCAATGAAAATTTCACTCATCGCCATAGTAAGAATAGTAAGCTTGGCCAGAATAAGTCTCACCCACCTGATAATGTCTTGTTATTTCCCGCTGTCCAATACGGACACTGACCAATACGTACTAAGATACATCCTTTGCGACTAAAGTCAAGGCTTTAGTGACAAACCCAAAAgccgtgaagagagagagagagagagagagagagagagagagagagagaagtgaagggggGAGAGGATATGCAGTAAAGGCTTCAAGTCAGGGGTGAGAACAGGTAATTTCACTTCATTGAGACTGATAGTGATGTGGTGCatggcacaaaaaaaaaaaaaagtcagcagGTCTTTTAGTTCTTCGTTATGATGGAACAAGACCTACAGTCTACTTTAGATGGATATTCAGATGCAATATTCATCAGGTGGTAGTGTGACTCCACGTATGGATCTTAAGTAGCCtaagcatataaaaaaaaaaaaaaaaaaaattcaaaccaTGATTTCACCATGTGGTTTGCTCCACAGTGACATTAGGAGTGACACACTCCAGGTCAGTCTATTTACTATACGCGGCAGTATTTTCTGGCGATGACAGGGACTGTACCTGCAATTGGCAGAGTTCACTAAGACAAGTAGACTGCAGGCGTGGTACCTCACACCCATTCATCACAAAATGCCTGCACCTCATGTACTTACCTGTTGACACGCAAAGGAACACCAATTACTGGCGAAACttaattcaagttttttttattcaagattATATCACAATCAAGTGCTGCTACAATAGATCGGTGACTGTTTACTAGTCTCGGACgaactgttgttgctgctgctgctgactatGAGACTCAGACGACAGACGCATTTGAGGGTGACAACACTTATactttggtaaaaaaaaaaaagaaaaaataattgtagTAGACACCAAAACATCAGTCAGAAGGAAACTTTATTGGAGAAAATTCTGGCTGATATTAGGAGAGCATAGACAGTTCTCCATTATGtctaaaagataataataataataataatgataataataataataataataataataataataataataataataataataataataataataataataataataataataataataataataataataatagagagagagagagagagagagagagagagagagagagagagagagagagagagagagagagagagaagcaataacTAGTTGCAGAtcaatgtaaaaaatatatgtatatatataaacgaacgCTACAAAATTAAATACCCAAGAAATTTGCGATCATTCACACAAACACTTATAGAAACACgtatacataaataagaagtaatTTATAACCAACTAAGCTACATTGGAATAAATTTCAAGACATGTTCCAAGCAttacttcttacttttctcaccTAGGAAGGAGCACAAGCATATTCACATAAAGACAAAGCCCCTATCAGCAGTAGTTGGAGCAATTCCTCGCTTGTTTCGCTCTGGCCATGAAGCACAAAACAGCTTAAGTAACCCGAGAATAAAGCTTGATAGAGTCGCTGTGAGGGCTTTCAACGGCTGCTATGAAAgatattttttacataaaagACAGCCTAAAATATCGAGCGCCAtctagacataaaaaaaagtcagataTGACGCCTCTGTCCTCCATGCAGTGACACGGTGAGGCTCAGCTTGAAGCAACTCGTCGACTTGCTGCAGCTGATAATGTGAAATATTCTCAGTTACTTTAATTGATTATTGCTTGTTTGACCAATTTTATATGCCATcagtttcttctcttattttaacAATTAAACTCGCATGAAAATTTGTGAAAATCGCTAATCCTTAAAGACTCGCAAGACaaactttattaatttatcattcttaaaaaagataaataaaataaataaataaaattaataattctTTCATTTGACATATATTCTGTAtctgaaaataaatacatattgTAACCAATAGGATGTAAAATTTAATATTGATGTAATATTAAAAATTATGAGGGCAAAATAACATTACTAATTGTCTGTCTTGAGCTTACTGCTGCTaagccccaaaacacacacacaaaaaaaatagaccaaTAGTTCCTTTAAATGTGTATAAAACATCACTACACATACGGATACGTTTATTGCACCCATCGTAGTTAGGAGAGTTAGGAGGAGACGCCAACCACACCTTCAGGCGTGAATACTTCTTGAACCGCCGGCTGGTTGGGTGGTGGCCGcggcctccctcctcccctcttctatcATTATCAAATGGCGAAGAGAAAATTGACACGTCATAGGCAATTATTTACCACTGTAAAGCATCACTGTTTCTTAGCTTAAAACGATACTGACAACAACATTCTTGCGAGTCTTTTTTTTGGAATGGAGTCAGTAAGCAACGGGTGCACGCAGGTGACGCCCGCCACCCCTTACCGCAGccgtcaccgtcaccgccacctTCCAATATCTTCCAAtacatgtatgtacataaccTGCTGTTGACCAATGTAAGACTGCAAGGACCAAAGCTGTAATTTTTTCAGTACATGCGACTACACAATACGTACGGATCCCTCGTGTTGGCCTTATACTTGAGTTTTAAAATTTTCGATCACTGGTTCAGCTTGTCGCTCGGAAATCTACAGAATAGGGGCGGCAACGCGCCTCTGCGTCACTCACACTAAGGTACACAATATGAATATCCCTTCACCGTCCTTATCCCCAGGTTATGCAAGCAGGCCTGCCGGTGGCTCTATCTAGTCTGAAGGTTTGTCCCTGTGGGCAGGGCCCCTGCAGGAAGTGTTGGTAACAGCGACCGTCAGCGTGCCAGTAATGGGCCGTCATCCCTGAGTGGCAGCTGCATGTCAAGCGATTGGTGGTTGCGTCCTCGACTACCAGCTGGCCTTCAGGACATGGACCATTAGTCATGCGCTCATAACAAGTTTGGGACTCTTCGTGCAACACGTGAGAAGTAAAGCAGTTGCATTCTGTCTTGCCGGAAGTCTGGTTGAAGCTAAAGTACATCCCCGCAGGGCAGGGGCCTACAGAGTGTTGCTCGTAGCACGAACCATCCTCTTCCCAGAAGTAAGGTGTCCACTCTTTGCGGCAGTGACAACCAGATATACCCGTGTTGAGATCGAGATAGAAGAGCTGGCCAGCAGGGCACGGTCCTCGCGAATACTGACGGTAGCAGCGCTGATCGGGTGTCCAATAGAACCAGTTATCGAATCTTGTGCAATGCGTCTTAGGCTCACACACAGCAACGCCAGGCTGCGAGAAGACTAGCCAGTCTCCAAGATGGCAAGGTCCTCGGGAATACGGCTCAAAACAGTGGCCGTCGGCTGTTGTGACATTGCCTGGCAGACACTTGCACTCAGTCTTGAGTGTATCCAAATTGCGAAGGTAACAGTTGATGCCGTCGTGACAAGAGGTCTGATTGCAAGGCCCGGCAGTGTTCAGTGGGTAGCAGGCACCGTCATCTTCCAGCATGTAGCCATCACGGCACTCACACACGGGCTCCAGCGTTCGGTAGTCGAACTTCAGCATGTGTCCTTTGGGGCATGGTCCTTGCTCATACAAAGGATAACAGTGGCCATCCTCACGATAGTAATGCATCACTAGCTGGGGTGAGCAGGAGCAGAAGCCCTCAGTGGATTGTCCACGACCCATGAAGAGCTGGCCCACCTCGCACGGCCCTTGGGTGTATTCCTGGTAACAGGCACCGTCCTGCCACAGAGCCCAGAATCCGGGACACCTGCAAGATAAAAAAAGTATTAGACATAATTCTTAAAGGTTCTTCTagtaactcactctctctctctctctctctctctctctctctctctctctctctctctctctctctctctctctctctttctttctcgatctgtctgtctgaaatTCTATGTAAATAATTTCGTTCTCATTTTTCCACATGGAAAGAAATACATGTTAAGTCCCCAAGTAAACTCTATCATGACACTGTTGTAATAAttctaataataatggtaaactataatgatgataatgataatgataatgataatgataatgataacgataatgatgatgttgatgatgatggtaaaaataacaataatgttaataataatgtggggggtgatgaaggaatcacGGCCTGGTAGGGGAACACTATTCTCGACTAGCTTCGCCCATAAGGTTTCTT contains:
- the LOC123519888 gene encoding uncharacterized protein LOC123519888; translation: MLAVAVMMMTVVGAWAGPARERQLKPCPDGFSAVVVGGKQDCVCAEYHVYWPRTGLCYPEFTRGPCGPGQQLVANETGHAECRCPGFWALWQDGACYQEYTQGPCEVGQLFMGRGQSTEGFCSCSPQLVMHYYREDGHCYPLYEQGPCPKGHMLKFDYRTLEPVCECRDGYMLEDDGACYPLNTAGPCNQTSCHDGINCYLRNLDTLKTECKCLPGNVTTADGHCFEPYSRGPCHLGDWLVFSQPGVAVCEPKTHCTRFDNWFYWTPDQRCYRQYSRGPCPAGQLFYLDLNTGISGCHCRKEWTPYFWEEDGSCYEQHSVGPCPAGMYFSFNQTSGKTECNCFTSHVLHEESQTCYERMTNGPCPEGQLVVEDATTNRLTCSCHSGMTAHYWHADGRCYQHFLQGPCPQGQTFRLDRATGRPACITWG